The Vespula vulgaris chromosome 4, iyVesVulg1.1, whole genome shotgun sequence genome has a segment encoding these proteins:
- the LOC127063522 gene encoding uncharacterized protein LOC127063522, giving the protein MPVIQPLLYLVTIVLCNVHGNLEHEVPRRSFLSRRAIDGTRGRKYFDPEEEGSFDSYGSAGGQYDRYKDKQDHSDIRMNVPGEPGTDYPAYTTLPQTGFSCEGRSRGYYADEVAGCQVFHVCHDILISSFLCPIGSIFSQKLLTCDWWSKVDCSTTRKFIEVNRDGHYQEDDDELIRKAYGMMGLQTGTDVASDELVDPDRGGRIVDYIAIDSAGNDLPAYRNDLPRTRTPQFLSTYDEHSERANPTYPNTFYSKSYRTRPYQDSPIVRIEKIGEDNYREPVRYDYQDIRTDKSGKGINEFQPSYAPTVPTVTTTTRRFYSPTIPTTYRPSTLVYNRFDQAIESSDHLYAHSQESRNVFALSTPSDKNSRGKYNDSDPQGEGNDNEYRDRDRDRLKDEPSDSYELVKRIDSPEELFRDRPTFVGEEHIDGIEVKESIGVGRAFNASNKFRIHVRDPKDDAKDKNELSLRSNLDNETESLGSSEESVDQWQTETTDTLEYASIFEKGTTPLIGYLSHFELEGNNTEVEESSTTASSYEENLTSTETATIPLDEKLYSTEKPRVFNNDDSESGTILQPDIVLKPPLFTGENFRINVPDYLSTRIPAFLTSHRTTYSQVRTTTEVPMDEPLVKGTNVSVPWFHRTTDLPARDIEPPFVNSKNNIDEIVTQSPIFDPVIQGVSTKVDDKIRRNSREQEEVRFANESVKIFERDARPKIVDSSTSLRYIEDAIERNNSPYQVSVTLNEKDESVPIKDDLIISLIEQRERNGSSPDRLSQVEIVKSIEGITETGNNDFSRTNSYNKILSSNDTINLSSNQRKVESSVGSTNVNALSLLQLMAELLKIDHIPRPFSLNNLQGVRSNLGSNSDNKKLPSTTIKSVRDSLRREEIVESVPFNSDKINPQSPSKDQILDEPTNKYDRPLNNTENRLPIYQLPQIQRSLDFEEFKEFDESSTILPSTTSFPRTTNVIESVKTVVETEFVPSIGFSFDTNEGRKKYIEAILGGLLNESSHENSTNKSFNVESIEGSSSDN; this is encoded by the exons ATGCCGGTCATCCAGCCTCTTCTGT ATCTCGTGACCATCGTCTTATGCAACGTTCACGGTAATCTCGAGCATGAAGTCCCACGGAGAAGCTTCCTGTCGCGCAGGGCGATCGACGGCACCAGAGGAAG aaagtactTCGATCCCGAGGAGGAGGGTAGCTTCGATAGCTATGGATCCGCCGGTGGACAATACGATCGGTACAAAGATAAACAAG aTCACAGTGACATTAGGATGAACGTACCAGGAGAACCTGGTACCGATTATCCAGCTTATACGACGTTACCGCAGACAGGTTTCTCGTGCGAAGGACGTTCACGCG GTTATTACGCGGACGAAGTAGCTGGATGTCAAGTATTTCACGTTTGTCACGACATCTTGATCTCCTCGTTCTTGTGTCCGATCGGATCCATCTTCAGCCAGAAACTCCTCACCTGCGACTGGTGGAGCAAAGTCGACTGCTCGACGACTCGCAAATTCATTGAAGTGAATCGCGATGGTCATTATCaggaagacgacgacgaactgATACGCAAAGCTTACGGCATGATGGGCCTGCAGACTGGAACGGACGTCGCCAGTGACGAATTAGTGGACCCTGACAGAGGAGGCAGGATCGTCGACTACATCGCGATCGATTCCGCCGGGAACGATTTGCCGGCTTATCGCAATGATCTCCCACGGACGAGAACTCCTCAATTTCTCTCGACTTACGACGAGCATTCGGAAAGAGCGAATCCGACCTATCCTAATACCTTCTATAGTAAGAGTTATCGTACCCGACCGTATCAAGATTCACCTATCGTTCGTATCGAAAAAATCGGGGAAGATAATTATCGAGAACCGGTAAGATACGATTATCAAGATATTCGCACCGACAAATCGGGAAAAGGCATCAATGAGTTTCAGCCGTCGTACGCGCCGACCGTACCGACCGTCACCACTACCACGAGAAGATTCTATTCGCCTACGATACCGACGACCTACAGACCTTCTACCTTAGTCTACAACAGGTTCGATCAAGCCATCGAAAGTTCCGATCATCTTTACGCACACAGCCAGGAGTCTAGAAACGTCTTCGCGCTGTCCACTCCATCCGACAAGAACTCGAGAGGAAAGTACAACGATAGTGATCCGCAAGGCGAAGGAAACGATAACGAATATCGGGATCGGGATCGCGATCGCTTAAAGGACGAGCCTTCGGATAGCTACGAGCTTGTCAAACGTATCGATTCGCCGGAGGAACTGTTTCGAGATCGTCCAACATTCGTTGGAGAAGAACATATCGATGGCATCGAAGTGAAAGAAAGTATTGGCGTCGGCCGAGCCTTTAATGCATCGAACAAGTTCAGGATTCACGTGCGAGATCCCAAAGACGAtgcgaaagataaaaatgaattgtcTCTACGCTCGAATCTAGACAATGAAACCGAATCGCTTGGGAGTAGCGAGGAATCGGTCGATCAGTGGCAAACTGAAACGACCGATACTCTAGAATATGCAAGTATTTTCGAAAAAGGTACGACTCCTCTTATCGGATATTTATCGCATTTCGAGCTAGAAGGCAATAATACGGAGGTAGAAGAATCGTCGACTACTGCTTCGTCATACGAGGAAAATTTAACGTCAACGGAAACAGCAACGATACCATTAGATGAGAAATTGTATTCTACGGAAAAGCCACGCGTCTTTAACAATGACGATTCCGAGAGTGGAACCATTTTACAACCTGACATCGTTTTGAAACCACCGCTTTTTACCGGTGAAAACTTTCGGATAAACGTTCCAGATTATCTTTCTACTCGAATACCCGCTTTTCTTACGTCGCATCGTACAACGTATTCACAAGTACGAACTACTACGGAAGTTCCGATGGATGAACCCTTGGTCAAAGGAACGAACGTATCGGTACCTTGGTTCCACCGTACCACCGATCTTCCGGCAAGAGACATAGAGCCACCGTTCGTCAATTCCAAGAATAATATCGACGAGATCGTCACGCAGAGTCCTATATTCGACCCGGTTATCCAAGGCGTATCAACGAAAGTGGACgataaaattcgaagaaattcCAGGGAGCAGGAAGAAGTGAGATTCGCTAACGAATCggtaaaaattttcgaaagagacGCTCGACCAAAAATCGTCGATTCCTCGACGAGTCTGAGATATATAGAAGATGCGATCGAACGGAACAATTCCCCTTATCAAGTATCCGTGACCCTGAATGAAAAGGATGAATCGGTGCCAATCAAAGACGACTTGATTATTAGCTTAATTGAACAACGCGAGAGAAACGGTTCTAGTCCTGACAGATTGAGTCAAGTCGAAATCGTCAAATCTATCGAGGGCATTACCGAGACTGGCAATAACGATTTTTCACGTACCAATAGTTACAACAAAATACTTTCTTCGAACgatacaattaatttatcgagTAATCAAAGGAAGGTAGAAAGTAGCGTTGGTTCGACCAACGTAAACGCTTTGAGTCTTCTACAGTTAATGGCAGAATTACTTAAAATCGATCATATCCCTCGACCTTTCTCCTTGAATAACCTTCAAGGTGTAAGATCGAATCTAGGGTCTAATtcggataataaaaaattgcctAGCACGACGATCAAATCCGTTCGCGATAGTTTACGAAGAGAGGAAATCGTCGAGAGCGTCCCTTTCAATAGCGATAAGATTAATCCACAAAGTCCTTCGAAAGATCAAATTTTAGACGAGCCGACCAACAAGTATGATCGGCCTTTAAACAATACAGAGAATCGGTTGCCCATTTATCAACTACCTCAAATACAGAGGTCTTTAGATTTCGAGGAGTTTAAAGAATTTGATGAATCTTCGACCATCTTGCCATCTACGACGTCGTTTCCAAGAACGACCAACGTGATCGAATCTGTCAAAACTGTCGTAGAAACCGAATTTGTTCCTTCAATaggattttctttcgatacgaACGAAGGTCGAAAAAAATACATCGAAGCAATTCTTGGCGGTTTATTGAACGAATCGAGTCACGAAAACAGCACGAACAAATCGTTTAACGTGGAGTCGATCGAAGGATCATCGTCCGACAATTAG
- the LOC127063544 gene encoding palmitoyltransferase ZDHHC3 — MDFSIMVYDYVAFHREKGIYNKCCDGKFWCIKDICGIICAVLTWLLIIYAEFVVMAIILIPSINTLYSGLNMALFQSLAFLAFASHLRTMFTDPGAVPKGNATKKMIQQMGFRDGQVVFKCPKCCSIKPDRAHHCSVCQRCIRKMDHHCPWVNNCVGENNQKYFVLFTFYIAGISLQSLLLCIQQFITCVKHEWRECSTFSPPVTVVLLLFLTFEALLFAIFTAIMLGSQLQAIWNDQTGIEQLKKEEARWVRNSKWKSIQAVFGRFSIAWFSPFTSPPNTKKKLDAFLYTV, encoded by the exons ATGGACTTTTCAATTATGGTTTATGATTACGTAGCTTTCCATAGGGaaaaaggtatatataataagtgcTGCGATGGAAAGTTTTGGTGCATCAAG GATATTTGTGGAATTATATGTGCTGTCCTGACATGGTTGCTAATAATTTATGCGGAATTCGTAGTTATGGCTATCATCCTTATTCCTTCtataaatactttatattCAGGCCTAAATATGGCTTTGTTTCAATCCCTAGCATTTTTGGCATTTGCCTCTCATTTAAGGACAATGTTTACGGATCCA gGTGCTGTACCAAAGGGTAACGCGACCAAAAAAATGATACAACAAATGGGATTCCGAGACGGTCAAGTTGTCTTTAAATGTCCAAAATGTTGTTCCATAAAACCGGATAGAGCTCATCACTGTTCCGTTTGTCAAAG ATGCATTAGGAAAATGGATCATCATTGCCCATGGGTTAACAATTGCGTTGgggaaaataatcaaaaatactTTGTATTGTTTACT tTTTACATAGCAGGCATATCGCTGCAGTCTCTTCTCTTGTGCATACAACAGTTTATAACGTGCGTAAAACACGAATGGAGAGAATGTTCGACGTTCAGTCCACCTGTGACCGTTGTCCTTTTGCTATTTCTAACATTCGAAGCACTTTTGTTTGCTATTTTTACAGCTATAATGTTGGGATCGCAATTGCAGGCCATTTGGAATGATCAAACC GGTATAGAACAACttaaaaaagaggaagcaCGGTGGGTTCGTAATAGCAAATGGAAATCCATACAGGCCGTTTTTGGCAGATTTTCTATCGCTTGGTTTTCTCCGTTTACTTCGCCTCcgaatacaaaaaagaagttagATGCCTTCTTATATACTGTATAA